In Xyrauchen texanus isolate HMW12.3.18 chromosome 45, RBS_HiC_50CHRs, whole genome shotgun sequence, a single window of DNA contains:
- the LOC127637440 gene encoding uncharacterized protein LOC127637440 — translation MSLQRVDGAGVLSRMVQLSCVARRTYSVPAPLSLVHIDTNHKLIRYNIVIFGAIDGFSRKIFYLDVAGNNKAKIAFGFFMDGIEKNGWPSRVRADQGVENVDIARCMFTVRGTCRGSFIAGKSVHNQRVERLWRDVWTAVTSSYYNVLHSLEEEGLLDLSNAVHLFCVRYVFIPRIHTDLQHFIEMWNCIPCERREICHRISCGILECCKHPCQSLILQRYCKLRNYSPRIHSVLTLSMESLSQRSLALCHLKILLLYRMK, via the exons ATGTCTTTGCAACGAGTAGATGGTGCAGGGGTACTTTCAAGGATGGTCCAGCTGTCATGCGTTGCAAGACGAACATACTCTGTTCCTGCTCCTTTGTCTCTTGTCCATATAGACACTAATCACAAGCTGATAAg GTACAACATAGTGATTTTTGGGGCTATTGATGGCTTTTCAAGGAAg ATCTTTTACCTGGATGTTGCAGGAAATAACAAAGCCAAAATAGCTTTTGGGTTTTTCATGGATGGAATAGAAAAAAATGGATGGCCATCAAG AGTACGAGCAGACCAAGGGGTGGAGAATGTAGACATTGCTCGGTGCATGTTTACTGTGCGAGGAACTTGTCGTGGCAGCTTTATTGCTGGAAAAAGTGTGCATAACCAGAG AGTGGAACGGCTATGGAGAGACGTTTGGACTGCTGTAACATCAAGTTACTACAATGTTCTCCACAGCTTGGAAGAGGAGGGATTACTTGACCTGTCCAATGCTGTTCACCTATTCTGTGTGAGATATGTTTTCATCCCCAGAATACACACAGATTTGCAGCATTTCATAGAGATGTGGAACTGCATCCCTTGCGAACGGAGGGAAATTTGTCACCGAATCAGCTGTGGAATATTGGAATGTTGCAAGCACCCATGTCAGAGCCTGATCTTGCagag ATATTGCAAGCTGAGGAACTATTCTCCCAGAATTCACAGTGTGTTGACTCTGAGCATGGAGTCATTGTCCCAGAGATCCCTTGCCCTTTGTCACCTGAAGATATTGCTACTTTACAGAATGAAGTGA